From Kaistella polysaccharea:
AAAAAATGCACTTTTACTTCTTCCAGAAATTTCGCTCACCAAACAAATTGTGCAGCGACTGGAAAAGAAATATGGCCAAAAACTCGGCTTTTACCATCAAAAATTAACCGATTTTGAGCGTGTTGAAGTTTGGCGTAAAGTTAAAAATAACGAGATCAAAATCTTGATCGGCACCAGAAATGCGCTCTTTTTGCCTTTCCAAAATCTCGGTTTAATTATTGTTGATGAGGAACATGATTCCAGTTACAAGCCACGAGAGGTTTCCCCTTATTTCAATGCGAAAGATGCAGCTCAAATTTTAGCCAACTTTTATAAAGCCAATGTTATATTGGGATCCGCCACTCCGTCTGTGGAATCATTTTATGCAGCAAAGAAAGATATTCTAAAGTATGTGCTTTTAGAAGATCGCTTCGGAGATGTTAATGTCCCAACGTTTGAACTCATTAATTTTAAAGAAGCTCAGGATTCTAAAAAAACCGTTGGCAATTTTTCCCTGGCGCTCATTGATGAAATTCGGACTCAAATTGATCATAAGAAACAGACGATGATTCTTCATAACCGGCGCGGTTACGCCAATGTGGTAGAATGTGAAAGTTGTGGTTACGTAAATTATTGCTCAAACTGTGACGTAGTGATGACGTATCATAAATTTTCAAATGAAATGAAATGCCATTATTGTGGGCAGAAAGCAGCAAAACCCCGAAATTGTCCGAAATGTAACTCAGAAAAATTAAATGTTCGCGGCGTTGGTGTTGAACAAATTCATGAAGAAGTTTCCGGAATTTTTCCCGACGCCGAAGTCGATCGCATGGATGTAGATTCTATGAGACGGAAATTTGCCTACGAAAAACTCTACGAAAAATTAGAAGGTGGGGAAACCGATATTTTAGTGGGAACGCAGATGATTTCTAAAGGTTTAGATTTCGACCATATTGAGCTGGTCGCAATACCCAAGGCAGATGCGCTGTTGTATGTACAAGATTTTCGTGCCGAGGAAAGAGCATTCCAGTTAATTACACAGGTATCAGGAAGAGCCGGCAGACTATCTGGCAAAGGGAAAGTTCTCATTCAAACTTATAATCCAGAACATTCTATCTTTCAAATGCTTAAGGAAAATGATACTGCAAATTTATATGAGCATTTGCTTACGGAGCGCAAAAAATTTAACTATCCACCTTTTGTGAAATTAATTATGATTGAACTAAAGCACCGACGCGAGGAAAAGGTAGATCGTGCATCGCAGTTTTTAGGATCGATTTTAAGAAAATATTTACCGGAAGAATGTATTTTGGGTCCCGAAAAAGCACCTATTGGAAAATTAAATCTTTTGTATCAGTATCAAGTTCTTCTTAAACTTCCGAGAGGGAAAAAATATGAAGAATATAAAGCTTTGGTTCTTAAAAGTCTGGAAGAGTTTGGGGAAATAAAAGCTTACCAATCCATAAAAAAGGTGATTTTTGTTGATTTTTAACAAAGTTTAACAGAAATTCCAACCTTTTATAAACCTTAATCAGTTGTTAATCAACAATATTTTATATTTTTGAGCGTTCCTAAAATGGCTTAACGTAAAACTATTACGGAAAATGCCGTTAACAAAAGATAATCAAATAATAAATTTAAATGATTAACATCAAAAAAACTCTGGTCTCTTCTGCAATAGCCATTTCTGCATTGGCTTTTGGTCAGGGAACCTTTACTTCTTCCAATTATCCGCAATCTTACGAAAATCAAAACGCCAATATATCTGCTGAAAAGTTATTAACCGCAAAGGAACTTGTCGATATTAAAATTAATTCGATGATGAGTGATCCCGTTTTGCGAAATGCAGACTGGGGTTTTGTAGTGTATGATCCGAAGACAAAAAAAGTAGTCAGTTCTTACAATGAAAATGCATCTTTAGTCCCAGCATCAACGACCAAACTTTTGACAACAGATACTGCAATGAGTTTGTTGGGCGAGAAATTTCGGTGGGTCACGCAATTAGAATATTCTGGTACAGTTGACGAAGCGGGCATTCTGCAGGGTAACTTGTATATTGTAGGCAGTGGTGATCCATCACTTGGCACCAACAAAGCGGGCGCTTATTCCTATCGCGAGATTGTGGCGGACTTTATTTCGTCGCTTTCAGACAAGGGAATTAAGAAGGTAAATGGCGATATTATTATTCAGACAGCTTTATTCAAATTAAATAAAACACAAAATCTTCCGGAAAATATTGTTTGGTTAGAGAACGGAAGCTATTATCTGCCGGTCGGTACAACGCACGAAATTAATCCTCAAAATGAAAGGTTAATCGCAAAGCAGGCAAATCCTTTCGCAGAAAATAAGAATTATTATTACATTTCTCCCTACATCGGGAAAATGGTTTACGCAGATAAATTTGACGGCGGCTACCTGACGACAAAATTACCGGATGCGCCAGCTTACCTTGCAAACAGTTTACGAACTACAATGCTAAAAAGTGGCTTGCCAGTAACTGGAAAAGTAGTTACCAAAATTACGGATTCAGAACCAGAGAGTCGATCGGTACTTACTTCTTATCAGTCACCAACTTTAGCTGAAATTATTATGTATACGAATCAACATAGTGATAATGCATTGGCAGAAGCAACTTTGCGAATGGTTGGTTTCCAAAAATTTGGTGATCAAACTTTAGAAGGTGGTCGGAATGCCGTGATGGATCATCTGAAAAATGTAAACTTCGATGTTGAAGGATTACGCTATTATGACGGAAGCGGATTGTCGCGCAATAACGTGGTGACGCCAATTTCACAAGTTAAGTTTTTAGCCAATCTTATGAATGAGAAATATTACAAATCATATTTCGATTCTTTACCGATTGGTGGACAAACCGGAACTTTGAAAAAAACATTTTATGATATTGGGAACGGACAAATATTTGCGAAAACCGGAACATTAAATAAAGTAAAAGCCCTTGCAGGTTACATGAAAACATATTCAGGTAAAACACTTGTATTTTCATTATTAATTAATAATTATGCCGGATCAGTGGATCAAGTGAAGGCGAGGATGGAACAAATTCTAGAACCGGCTTTAAGTCTGTAAATCAAAAAATTAAATACAAAACCTTTCAATTTTATTGGAAGGTTTTTTTATCTTTATTCTCAAATTTTTAATGATGAAAAAACTTTATTTCTTTTGTCTGCTTTTCTCTTTTACCTATATTTTCGGCCAGATTCACACCTCAGATCTACAAACTGTTATAAAAAAAGAAAGCGAAAGATATTTAAAGATGATTGATTACAATGTTAATCCCAACACTTTAAATTACGATCTCATCTATCAGCGACTTGAACTGGATTTAAATCCAGCGGTAAAATATGTTGCTGGAACCGTGACCAGTCATTTTGTAACTGCTGACAATTTATCGTCAATTTATTTTGATTTTTCAAATACCCTGATAGTTTCAGAAGTTAAATACCACGGTAGCAATTTAACTTTTACGCAATTGCCAACCAAGGAGTTGGAAATAGAATTTCCTGCTGCTATTTCCGCAAACGTTACAGATTCTTTATCAATTAAATATTCTGGTGTTCCAGATTCATCAGGAAGTGCTGGTGATGCGTTCACCGTTTCAGTTCAGGGAGGAACACCGGTTCTTTATACACTTTCCGAACCTTATGGCGCGCAGGAATGGTTCCCAACAAAGCAAAGCATGAATGATAAAATTAATAAAGTTGATATTAAGATTACAACTTCTGATCAGTACAATGTTGCCTCAAATGGTAAATTGTTTTCGGAAACATTGCTTTCTGGCAATCGAAAAATTACTTTTTGGCAAACAAATTATCCAATTCCTGCTTATCTCGTGGCGTTAGGAATTACCAATTATACCAAATTTAATGACACGATGGGAAATCCTCCATTTGCATTCGTTAACTACGTTTATCCCTCTACGGCCGCCAATTCATCAGCAATGGCGAACATCAACTGGACGAAAGAAATGATGAATGTATTTGAAGAATACTTCGGTGCTTATCCTTATCGTAAAGAAAAATACGGCCATATGCAGTTTGGCTGGGGCGGTGGAATGGAGCATGCTACCATGTCATCAATGGGGTCATTTCCCAAGTCGCTTATCGCGCACGAA
This genomic window contains:
- the priA gene encoding replication restart helicase PriA, which translates into the protein MIFAQIILPLNLKGTFTYKVPDELMDAIQPGMRVLVPFGGKKIYTGIVFSLHSTKPENFQPKDIINILDDSAILPSEQLEFWSWLSDYYLSNIGEIYRFAFPGSLKLESETYLKLKPNVIVDFQHLDVNEMYLIQALEVRQLINLTEIEAFIAKKDIVKTIKSLIDLQYIEIDEKIAEKYKAKEVSFIKLNADKVDPAQLPQILLSLKRSPKQQELFLHILEKETENPEKALRKSDIFEEGNYAHAQLKGLINKELVTEYIMTKERLQTFEGETEALEMLSETQLRAKVEIDEAFEEGKNVLLHGVTSSGKTHIYAEKIEEIVASGKNALLLLPEISLTKQIVQRLEKKYGQKLGFYHQKLTDFERVEVWRKVKNNEIKILIGTRNALFLPFQNLGLIIVDEEHDSSYKPREVSPYFNAKDAAQILANFYKANVILGSATPSVESFYAAKKDILKYVLLEDRFGDVNVPTFELINFKEAQDSKKTVGNFSLALIDEIRTQIDHKKQTMILHNRRGYANVVECESCGYVNYCSNCDVVMTYHKFSNEMKCHYCGQKAAKPRNCPKCNSEKLNVRGVGVEQIHEEVSGIFPDAEVDRMDVDSMRRKFAYEKLYEKLEGGETDILVGTQMISKGLDFDHIELVAIPKADALLYVQDFRAEERAFQLITQVSGRAGRLSGKGKVLIQTYNPEHSIFQMLKENDTANLYEHLLTERKKFNYPPFVKLIMIELKHRREEKVDRASQFLGSILRKYLPEECILGPEKAPIGKLNLLYQYQVLLKLPRGKKYEEYKALVLKSLEEFGEIKAYQSIKKVIFVDF
- the dacB gene encoding D-alanyl-D-alanine carboxypeptidase/D-alanyl-D-alanine endopeptidase; amino-acid sequence: MINIKKTLVSSAIAISALAFGQGTFTSSNYPQSYENQNANISAEKLLTAKELVDIKINSMMSDPVLRNADWGFVVYDPKTKKVVSSYNENASLVPASTTKLLTTDTAMSLLGEKFRWVTQLEYSGTVDEAGILQGNLYIVGSGDPSLGTNKAGAYSYREIVADFISSLSDKGIKKVNGDIIIQTALFKLNKTQNLPENIVWLENGSYYLPVGTTHEINPQNERLIAKQANPFAENKNYYYISPYIGKMVYADKFDGGYLTTKLPDAPAYLANSLRTTMLKSGLPVTGKVVTKITDSEPESRSVLTSYQSPTLAEIIMYTNQHSDNALAEATLRMVGFQKFGDQTLEGGRNAVMDHLKNVNFDVEGLRYYDGSGLSRNNVVTPISQVKFLANLMNEKYYKSYFDSLPIGGQTGTLKKTFYDIGNGQIFAKTGTLNKVKALAGYMKTYSGKTLVFSLLINNYAGSVDQVKARMEQILEPALSL
- a CDS encoding M1 family aminopeptidase, whose amino-acid sequence is MMKKLYFFCLLFSFTYIFGQIHTSDLQTVIKKESERYLKMIDYNVNPNTLNYDLIYQRLELDLNPAVKYVAGTVTSHFVTADNLSSIYFDFSNTLIVSEVKYHGSNLTFTQLPTKELEIEFPAAISANVTDSLSIKYSGVPDSSGSAGDAFTVSVQGGTPVLYTLSEPYGAQEWFPTKQSMNDKINKVDIKITTSDQYNVASNGKLFSETLLSGNRKITFWQTNYPIPAYLVALGITNYTKFNDTMGNPPFAFVNYVYPSTAANSSAMANINWTKEMMNVFEEYFGAYPYRKEKYGHMQFGWGGGMEHATMSSMGSFPKSLIAHELAHQWFGDKVTCGAWNDIWLNEGFATFGAHLANEKLLMTKEQFRTFLTSEINYITNSPGGSIYIADSDLNNINRVFDSRLSYSKGAYVLRMLKWILGEDVFYQSLKDYHNQPDLAYQYAITSDFKNSLLKSTGKDFTAFFDEWIYGQGYPTYQIKWNQTGDKNVRFKVGQIQSHFSVNFFELPLPIKITGTLGEINEVVLDHTKNDQTFSIPVTFTVASVEFNYDKQIVEKNSTVVKDASILSTSDDFKKPLIIYPNPVQHTLSISGLLKSEEFQIYSIDGKLIKSGTLSVKQNLDVSRFSKGVYILKIAGENFKFIKN